CAAACTCGACCACGCGCAACCCGGCCAGCGCGGCAGGCATCGGAAGCAGCCCGCTCAGCGCCCGGCGTCTTGTTCGGCAAACGCCGCGTCCCGCGTTTGCAGATAGGCGCGCAAACCCTGCGTGTCGCGAATGTGATTGAGCTGGTCCTTCTCGGGTACACCGGGCACGAGGTGCTCGGCCATGCGAATGTCGAGATGGTGCTGGAAGGCGGCCGTGAAGCCCATCTTGTCGTAGGTCTGGTGGATGCTGCGCTTCATCACCTGCGCGGCGAAGGGGGGCACGAAAGCGATGCGCCGCGCCGCCTGCCAGGCCGTCTCCTCCAGCCGCTCCGCCGGCACAACCGAGTTGAGCAGTCCCCAGGCCAGCGCCGTTTGCGCGTCGATCGTGTCGCCACTCAGGTAGAACCAGTTCAGGTGCTTGTTATGGCCAAGAAACGGCAGCATGGTGAAGGGCGAGTGCGCCACGTGGCGAATCTCCGGCTCGGCGAAGACGGCCTGCTCCGAGGCGATCACGATGTCGCAGGCCAGCGCCAGCACGTTGCCGGCCGCCATGGCGAAGCCGTTGACGGCGGCGATCGTCGGCTGACGCAGGTACCACATGCGCAGCAGCGTGCGCGGCGCCTTGTGCGTCTGATCCCAGCGCGCCGTGGCAGGCACGCTGGGCCGCGCGTGGCCGGGGGCGATGTCGAAGCCGCTGGAGAAGGCGCGGCCGGCGCCCGTAAGGATCACGACCCGCACCTCGTGGTCCGCCTCCACCAGGTCGAGGGCGGCGTCCAGGTCGTCCAACAGCTCTGAACTGAGCGCATTCAGCTTCTCGGGCCGGTTCATGGTGATGCGTGCGATGCCTTCGCGCCGCTCCAGCAGCAGATTGGCAAACGTTGGGTCGGCCATGGCGCCTCCTCGTCCTCGCCGCGCGGGCCGCGTGCCCGTCTCGCAGGCCGCACGCTAAGCCGGGCGTCAGGCGCTGTCAAGCAAGGGCTGCGGCTGCTCGCGGCCGCCGGGCTATACTCCCCGCGGGTGCGTCTGCGCACCGCGGAGGCAGTGATGACCCAGGCGCCGCTGGCCGGCCTGCGCGTGCTCGAGATCGGGGAGTTCGTCTCCGCCGCGTACTGCGCGAAGCTCCTGTCCGACCTCGGCGCCGAGGTGCTGAAGCTCGAGCCGCCCGACGGCGACCGCGCCCGCCGTTACGGCCCCTTCCGCGGCGGCGTGCCCGACCCGGACGCCAGCGGTCTCTTCCTCTGGCTGAACCACGGCAAACGGCTGGCGACGCTGGACCTGGCCGCACCGGACGGCCGCGACGCGTTTCACCAGCTGGCGGCTGAAGCCGATCTCGTGATCGAAAACCTCGAAGCAGCCGAGATCGCGCGCGCCGGCGCTGCCTACGAGACGCTGGCGAAGCTGCAACCGGGCCTGATCGTCACCTCGATCAGTCCGTTCGGCCGCACGGGGCCGCGGGCGCACTGGCGCGGACACGGTCTGCAGGCCGCCGCAGGCAGCAGCGTGGCGTACCGCACCGGCGACCCGGCACGCTGTCCGCTGACCAAGCCGCTTAACGACCCGGAGTTTCTAGGCGGCGTACACGCGGCCGCGGCCACGCTGCTCGCCCTGCGCCAGCGCGAGCGCGGCGGACCGGGGCAGCACGTGGATGTCGCGATCCAGGACGTGCTCTTCTCCGTGACCTCGGGCACGCTGCTGGTCGCCGCGATCTTCGGCGGCCGCACACCGCCCAGCCGCAGCGGGCACCGTTATCCGGCCTTCTTCCCCTG
The Dehalococcoidia bacterium DNA segment above includes these coding regions:
- a CDS encoding enoyl-CoA hydratase/isomerase family protein, with the protein product MADPTFANLLLERREGIARITMNRPEKLNALSSELLDDLDAALDLVEADHEVRVVILTGAGRAFSSGFDIAPGHARPSVPATARWDQTHKAPRTLLRMWYLRQPTIAAVNGFAMAAGNVLALACDIVIASEQAVFAEPEIRHVAHSPFTMLPFLGHNKHLNWFYLSGDTIDAQTALAWGLLNSVVPAERLEETAWQAARRIAFVPPFAAQVMKRSIHQTYDKMGFTAAFQHHLDIRMAEHLVPGVPEKDQLNHIRDTQGLRAYLQTRDAAFAEQDAGR